The Oharaeibacter diazotrophicus genome includes a window with the following:
- the msrB gene encoding peptide-methionine (R)-S-oxide reductase MsrB, whose amino-acid sequence MAENENPAPETMSDREWRETLTPEQYRVMRGHGTERAFTGPYWDDHRPGTYLCAACGEALFDAATKYDSGSGWPSFWQPLAEEVVGLSEDNKLAMRRVEVHCARCGGHLGHVFPDGPRPTGLRYCMNGTALKLRLPDGSIG is encoded by the coding sequence ATGGCCGAGAACGAGAACCCGGCGCCCGAGACGATGTCGGACCGGGAGTGGCGGGAGACGCTGACGCCCGAGCAGTATCGGGTGATGCGCGGCCACGGCACCGAGCGTGCCTTCACCGGCCCCTACTGGGACGACCACCGCCCCGGCACCTATCTCTGCGCCGCCTGCGGCGAGGCGCTGTTCGACGCCGCGACCAAATACGACAGCGGTTCGGGCTGGCCGTCGTTCTGGCAGCCCCTGGCGGAAGAGGTCGTCGGCCTGTCCGAGGACAACAAGTTGGCAATGCGCCGGGTCGAGGTGCACTGCGCCCGCTGCGGCGGCCACCTCGGCCACGTCTTCCCGGACGGGCCGCGGCCGACGGGCCTGCGCTACTGCATGAACGGCACGGCGCTGAAGCTGCGGCTGCCCGACGGCAGCATCGGTTGA
- a CDS encoding exostosin domain-containing protein, whose amino-acid sequence MRSVGFILPNPAIPRTVFHDRLCEAVRRHSWFRDGDGAALVLPAEDTAQETNWPRYGARASAYLRGDPPEFRAGSPLVEYLNQVAAAARARPDRRVLVVNMHPFVRLPMLFKPFANVIVADGSLAAFERAANPRTISMPALPIVKPGSGGGERTLLASFQGAASHPVRRALAAIDDGRDIRVRLIDPANHVGRIDAVAGRTDASYEELIDRSVFSFVPRGDALFSYRLLEVMARGSIPVILSDGWVLPFDRSVDWPSFSVSVHHDAVDRIPELLRSFTPAEVDRLRTAGADTYRRVFGDLDRIVDTLVGEADRIVL is encoded by the coding sequence ATGCGGTCCGTGGGCTTCATCCTGCCGAACCCGGCCATCCCGCGGACGGTGTTCCACGACCGCCTGTGCGAGGCGGTGCGCCGGCACTCCTGGTTCCGCGACGGCGACGGCGCCGCTCTGGTGCTGCCGGCCGAGGACACGGCCCAGGAGACCAACTGGCCGCGCTACGGCGCCCGCGCCAGCGCGTATCTGCGCGGCGATCCCCCGGAATTTCGCGCCGGCAGCCCGTTGGTCGAGTATCTGAACCAGGTGGCGGCGGCGGCGCGGGCGCGGCCGGACCGGCGGGTGCTGGTGGTCAACATGCACCCCTTCGTCCGCCTCCCGATGCTGTTCAAGCCCTTCGCCAACGTGATCGTCGCCGACGGCTCGCTCGCCGCCTTCGAGCGCGCCGCCAACCCGCGCACGATCTCGATGCCGGCGCTGCCGATCGTGAAGCCGGGAAGCGGCGGCGGCGAGCGGACGCTGCTCGCCTCGTTCCAGGGCGCCGCCTCGCACCCGGTGCGCCGGGCCCTCGCGGCGATCGACGACGGCCGCGACATCCGGGTCCGGCTGATCGACCCGGCCAACCACGTCGGCCGCATCGACGCGGTCGCCGGCCGCACCGACGCCTCCTACGAGGAGCTGATCGACCGCTCGGTGTTCTCCTTCGTGCCGCGCGGCGATGCGCTGTTCTCCTACCGCCTGCTCGAGGTGATGGCGCGCGGCTCGATCCCGGTGATCCTCTCCGACGGCTGGGTGCTGCCGTTCGACCGCAGCGTCGACTGGCCATCCTTCTCGGTCTCCGTCCACCACGACGCCGTCGACCGCATCCCCGAACTGCTTCGATCCTTCACGCCTGCGGAGGTCGACCGCTTGCGCACGGCCGGCGCCGACACATATCGCCGGGTGTTCGGCGATCTCGATCGCATCGTCGACACGCTGGTCGGCGAGGCCGACCGCATCGTGCTCTAG
- a CDS encoding motility protein A has protein sequence MDFATIIGIAGAFGVVGWAISMGGSFDAFVDMPSIAIVFGGGIAATIIRFSLAGVVSAFALGSKTAFGGAGPNPRGMIEEICEIADIARRQGPLGLEAVKPSHPYLAKAVQMVTDGYAIDFMREALEKERDLALERLEEGARIYKALGDSGPAFGMIGTLVGLVQMLQQMDDPSKIGPAMAVALLTTLYGALLSNIICLPIFEKLNAKAKVEDVNLTLILDGMLQVRQNVSPNLVREVLKSYLPSQHREALDQQKAA, from the coding sequence ATGGATTTCGCGACGATCATCGGCATCGCCGGCGCCTTCGGCGTGGTCGGTTGGGCCATTTCCATGGGTGGCAGCTTCGACGCCTTCGTCGACATGCCCTCGATCGCCATCGTGTTCGGCGGGGGCATCGCCGCCACCATCATCCGCTTCTCGCTCGCCGGCGTGGTGTCCGCCTTCGCGCTCGGCTCCAAGACGGCCTTCGGCGGCGCCGGCCCGAACCCGCGCGGCATGATCGAGGAGATCTGCGAGATCGCCGACATCGCCCGTCGCCAGGGCCCGCTCGGGCTCGAGGCGGTCAAGCCGTCGCATCCCTACCTCGCCAAGGCCGTGCAGATGGTCACCGACGGCTACGCGATCGACTTCATGCGCGAGGCGCTCGAGAAGGAGCGCGACCTCGCCCTCGAACGCCTCGAGGAGGGCGCGCGCATCTACAAGGCGCTCGGCGACAGCGGCCCGGCCTTCGGCATGATCGGCACGCTGGTCGGCCTCGTGCAGATGCTGCAGCAGATGGACGATCCCTCCAAGATCGGCCCGGCCATGGCGGTCGCGCTCCTGACGACGCTCTACGGCGCACTGCTCTCCAACATCATCTGCCTGCCGATCTTCGAGAAGCTCAACGCCAAGGCCAAGGTCGAGGACGTCAACCTGACCCTGATCCTCGACGGCATGCTGCAGGTGCGCCAGAACGTCAGCCCCAACCTCGTGCGCGAGGTGCTGAAGTCCTACCTGCCGAGCCAGCACCGCGAGGCCCTCGACCAGCAGAAGGCGGCCTGA
- a CDS encoding flagellar motor protein MotB yields the protein MARRAKGGGGGGAPEWLVTFADLMSLLVCFFVLIISFSNQDEKKLSVVAGSMREAFGAQSVVKRSGLIELDGRPENPYFRRVTRDENQRDTSFATEAHDARPKQGPEVDTHDIARRDLDVDVRDRYLMAAASLRQALADLPEVAELTKNVVMHTDERGLHIELVDQDGRAMFATNSREPHRRTERILQAIAPVLRGLANRVTITGHTTHARIAPGLEYSNWELSADRAESVRRVLERSGLQSDRIAAVVGKADTEPLFVNDRTLSANRRVTLLLMHEPPPMPANIGP from the coding sequence GTGGCACGTCGCGCCAAGGGCGGGGGCGGTGGCGGCGCCCCCGAATGGCTGGTCACCTTCGCCGACCTGATGTCGCTGCTGGTGTGCTTCTTCGTGCTGATCATCTCGTTCTCGAACCAGGACGAGAAGAAACTGTCGGTGGTCGCCGGCTCGATGCGCGAGGCCTTCGGCGCCCAGTCCGTGGTCAAGCGCTCCGGCCTGATCGAACTCGACGGCCGGCCGGAGAACCCGTACTTTCGCCGCGTCACCCGGGACGAGAACCAGCGCGACACCAGCTTCGCCACCGAGGCGCACGACGCCCGTCCGAAGCAGGGGCCGGAAGTCGACACCCACGACATCGCCCGCCGCGACCTCGACGTCGACGTCCGCGACCGCTACCTGATGGCCGCGGCCTCGCTGCGTCAGGCGCTGGCGGATCTGCCCGAGGTCGCCGAACTCACCAAGAACGTCGTGATGCACACCGACGAGCGCGGCCTGCACATCGAACTCGTCGACCAGGACGGCCGCGCGATGTTCGCGACCAATTCGAGGGAACCGCATCGCAGGACCGAGCGAATCTTGCAGGCGATCGCGCCGGTGCTTCGCGGATTGGCGAATCGGGTTACCATCACCGGGCATACGACCCATGCCCGGATCGCGCCGGGCCTGGAATACTCGAACTGGGAGCTGTCGGCCGATCGTGCCGAGAGCGTCCGCCGCGTCCTCGAGAGGAGCGGTCTGCAGAGCGACCGGATCGCGGCCGTGGTCGGCAAGGCCGACACCGAGCCGCTGTTCGTCAACGACCGGACGCTGTCCGCGAACAGGAGGGTGACCCTGCTCTTGATGCACGAACCGCCCCCGATGCCGGCGAACATCGGCCCGTGA
- the mbhE gene encoding hydrogen gas-evolving membrane-bound hydrogenase subunit E has translation MTDVDVGAPVLLLLAAPFLGAALARPAVAAGNPGVLALAAIPAALFAYFASLVGVVADGGRLHAGVDWLPGFGVRFSILIDGLSLLFSLLITGIGTLIVVYAGAYMHGHAGAARLIACLMLFMGAMLGLVLADDALTLFVFWEGTSITSFLLIGFDRGRMRARRAALQALVITGAGGLALLAALLLAGGVVGERSLSAIAAGGTAIGASPLATTIFALVALAAFTKSAQVPFHVWLPNAMEAPTPVSAYLHSATMVKAGVYLLMRLHPALGDLAAWTPTLTTAGGLTLVTGAVLALRQHDLKLMLAQTTVASLGLLVLLLGVGTEGAIRGAVAYLLAHALFKGALFMIAGGIDHAAGTRDVRRLGGLAKVMPVTFAAALVAAVSMAGLPPMLGFPTKEVLYAGLVDAAAAGPLVVAVVGNAAMFAIAFAVALTPFRGPAVPLPSDHPHENGAGLLAGPVVLGLAGLAAALLAHDTGAQLLAPAATAIAGRPLDVALHLVPEHLDPALGLSALTIALGVGAYLTLARLRAAVDAAVTGVGWGPDAGFDQLVGGATRLAHAVLGAVQSGRLETYMTTVVAALAVALLAPMIAYGELPAWPAFAMPRLHEAAILAIALVGLAAVLRAPNRLTAIVSLGIQGFSVAVLFMLYGAPDLSFTQFMVETLSVVILALVMTRLSLGERDPRPPAQMLLDGGFAVLVGTGFALLLMSATQVPFDRRLTDFYEAASRTVAHGRNIVNVIIVDFRGLDTLGEIAVVMITGLAILALVRVKARAPIVPDPEKRP, from the coding sequence ATGACGGACGTCGACGTCGGCGCCCCCGTGCTCCTCCTGCTCGCCGCGCCGTTCCTCGGCGCCGCCCTGGCGCGCCCCGCCGTCGCCGCGGGGAACCCGGGCGTGCTCGCACTGGCGGCGATCCCGGCGGCCCTGTTCGCCTATTTCGCGAGCCTCGTCGGGGTCGTCGCCGACGGCGGCCGGCTCCACGCCGGCGTCGACTGGCTGCCCGGCTTCGGCGTGCGCTTCTCGATCCTGATCGACGGGCTGTCGCTGCTGTTTTCGCTGCTGATCACCGGCATCGGCACGCTGATCGTGGTCTACGCCGGCGCCTACATGCACGGCCATGCCGGCGCCGCCCGGCTGATCGCCTGCCTGATGCTGTTCATGGGGGCGATGCTCGGGCTGGTGCTGGCCGACGACGCCCTCACCCTGTTCGTGTTCTGGGAGGGGACGTCGATCACCTCCTTCCTGCTGATCGGCTTCGACCGTGGCCGGATGCGCGCCCGCCGCGCCGCGCTGCAGGCTCTGGTGATCACCGGCGCCGGCGGCCTCGCGCTCCTGGCGGCGCTGCTGCTCGCCGGCGGCGTGGTCGGCGAGCGCTCGCTGAGCGCGATCGCGGCCGGCGGCACAGCGATCGGCGCCTCCCCGCTCGCGACCACCATCTTCGCGCTGGTCGCGCTCGCCGCCTTCACCAAGTCGGCGCAGGTGCCGTTCCACGTCTGGCTGCCGAACGCCATGGAGGCGCCGACGCCGGTGTCGGCCTATCTCCACTCGGCCACCATGGTGAAGGCCGGCGTCTACCTGCTGATGCGGCTCCACCCCGCGCTCGGCGACCTCGCGGCCTGGACGCCGACGCTGACCACCGCCGGCGGGCTCACCCTCGTCACCGGCGCCGTGCTGGCGCTGAGGCAGCACGACCTCAAGCTGATGCTGGCGCAGACAACCGTCGCCTCGCTCGGCCTCCTGGTCCTGCTGCTCGGCGTCGGCACCGAGGGCGCGATCCGCGGCGCGGTCGCCTATCTCCTCGCCCACGCCCTCTTCAAGGGCGCCCTGTTCATGATCGCCGGCGGCATCGACCACGCCGCCGGTACGCGCGACGTCCGCCGCCTCGGCGGCCTCGCCAAGGTCATGCCCGTCACCTTCGCCGCCGCGCTGGTCGCCGCCGTGTCGATGGCCGGCCTGCCGCCGATGCTCGGCTTCCCGACCAAGGAGGTGCTCTACGCCGGGCTGGTCGACGCCGCAGCGGCCGGTCCGCTCGTGGTCGCCGTCGTCGGCAACGCCGCGATGTTCGCGATCGCCTTCGCGGTCGCGCTGACGCCGTTCCGCGGCCCCGCGGTGCCGCTGCCGTCCGACCATCCGCACGAGAACGGCGCCGGCCTCCTCGCCGGCCCGGTCGTACTCGGTCTCGCCGGCCTCGCCGCCGCCCTCCTCGCCCACGACACCGGCGCGCAACTGCTCGCTCCGGCCGCGACCGCGATCGCCGGCCGGCCGCTCGACGTCGCGCTCCACCTCGTGCCCGAGCACCTCGATCCGGCGCTGGGGCTGTCGGCCCTCACGATCGCACTCGGCGTCGGCGCCTATCTGACGCTCGCCCGCCTGCGCGCCGCCGTCGACGCTGCCGTCACGGGCGTCGGCTGGGGTCCGGACGCCGGCTTCGACCAGCTGGTCGGCGGCGCGACCCGCCTCGCCCACGCGGTGCTCGGCGCGGTGCAGTCGGGCCGGCTCGAGACCTACATGACCACCGTGGTGGCCGCGCTCGCGGTCGCGCTGCTCGCGCCCATGATCGCCTACGGCGAACTGCCCGCGTGGCCCGCCTTCGCCATGCCGCGCCTGCACGAGGCGGCGATCCTCGCGATCGCCTTGGTCGGCCTCGCCGCGGTGCTGCGCGCCCCGAACCGGCTGACGGCGATCGTCTCGCTCGGCATCCAGGGCTTCTCGGTGGCGGTGCTGTTCATGCTCTACGGCGCGCCCGACCTCTCCTTCACCCAGTTCATGGTCGAGACGCTGTCGGTGGTGATCCTGGCGCTCGTGATGACGCGGCTGTCGCTCGGCGAGCGCGATCCGAGGCCGCCGGCGCAGATGCTGCTCGACGGCGGCTTCGCGGTGCTGGTCGGCACCGGCTTCGCGCTGCTCCTGATGTCGGCGACGCAGGTGCCGTTCGACCGCCGCCTGACCGACTTCTACGAGGCGGCGAGCCGCACGGTCGCCCACGGCCGCAACATCGTGAACGTGATCATCGTCGACTTCCGCGGCCTCGACACCCTCGGCGAGATCGCGGTGGTGATGATCACCGGCCTCGCGATCCTGGCGCTGGTCCGGGTCAAGGCGCGCGCGCCGATCGTCCCCGATCCGGAGAAACGGCCGTGA
- a CDS encoding MnhB domain-containing protein, protein MNTIIFRTAAPAITALTLVFAVFVTLRGHNEPGGGFIGGLIAASGLALLGLSHGVPAVERLLHLHPMSFAGFGLLLSALSGLLSLPLGRPLMTSQWAFPKLFGVEVALSTPMVFDIGVFFVVAGAMTSIALALERREGGV, encoded by the coding sequence GTGAACACGATCATCTTCCGCACCGCGGCCCCGGCGATCACGGCGCTCACCCTGGTCTTCGCCGTGTTCGTCACGCTGCGCGGCCACAACGAACCCGGCGGCGGCTTCATCGGCGGGCTGATCGCGGCCTCCGGCCTCGCGCTGCTCGGCCTCTCCCACGGCGTGCCGGCGGTGGAGCGGCTCCTCCACCTGCACCCGATGTCCTTCGCGGGGTTCGGCCTCCTGCTCTCCGCGCTGTCCGGCCTGCTGTCGCTGCCGCTCGGCCGGCCGCTGATGACGTCGCAATGGGCGTTTCCCAAGCTGTTCGGCGTCGAGGTGGCGCTGTCGACGCCGATGGTGTTCGACATCGGCGTGTTCTTCGTCGTCGCCGGCGCCATGACCTCGATCGCGCTCGCGCTCGAGCGGCGGGAGGGCGGCGTCTGA
- a CDS encoding Na+/H+ antiporter subunit C produces MEPLFAILVGAFYAAAVYLLLSRKIVRILIGVALLGNAVNLTLFVAGRLTREAAPLIAPDADVPAGPVANALPQALILTAIVISFSFFAFLLVLAFRAYQDLGTDDVDAMRVAEPVGPGRPPEGY; encoded by the coding sequence ATGGAGCCGCTGTTCGCCATCCTGGTCGGGGCGTTCTACGCGGCGGCAGTCTACCTGCTCCTGTCGCGCAAGATCGTCCGCATCCTGATCGGCGTCGCCCTGCTCGGCAACGCGGTCAACCTCACCCTGTTCGTGGCCGGCCGGCTCACCCGCGAGGCCGCGCCGCTGATCGCGCCCGACGCCGACGTTCCCGCCGGGCCGGTCGCCAACGCGCTGCCGCAGGCGCTGATCCTGACCGCCATCGTGATCTCCTTCTCCTTCTTCGCCTTCTTGCTGGTGCTGGCCTTCCGCGCCTACCAGGACCTCGGCACCGACGACGTCGACGCCATGCGCGTCGCCGAGCCGGTCGGCCCCGGTCGGCCGCCGGAGGGCTATTGA
- a CDS encoding Na+/H+ antiporter subunit D has product MAAGAIDPAVAANVVTAPAGLGDWLVVLPLVIPVITGAVLVMLRHHTRHHSAISAVGLLALFAADVALLVKVVGGGPAVMAMGAWRPPFGIAFAADVLGTTFATVAAAVALAVAVWSGPTVNTHERRYGFHPFLMLLMTGVTGAFLTGDIFNLYVWFEVLLISSFGLMVLGSEKAQIDATVKYGLLNLMATTVFLIATGLLYATVGTLNMADIAVRIHALPPGAPIVTIATLYLLAFGMKAAGFPLQVWLPASYHTPPAGVSALFAAMLTKVGVYALLKTLVLILPAEGRALSDVTVFVAGATIAVGAVGALAESDLRRICGHLVIAGIGNMLIGVAIADQASITGAVFYAVHSMLVMAGLYLAAGVVEEIAGSGDLRRAGGIAAFDPAFATVFLVLAAAAAGLPPFSGFWPKAMLFEAAAAAGAPGLATLVLVSSLVILTALGRVVLQVLWRGGPEGTPDGATDLRRLTPLPTDERASRLVPVGLLAALSVLIGLMPAPVHDLAAAAARGLLDPAAYAARVLGGAP; this is encoded by the coding sequence ATGGCCGCGGGCGCGATCGATCCCGCCGTCGCCGCCAACGTGGTCACGGCCCCGGCCGGACTCGGCGACTGGCTGGTGGTGCTGCCGCTGGTGATCCCCGTGATCACCGGTGCCGTGCTGGTGATGCTGCGCCACCACACCCGCCACCATTCCGCGATCTCGGCGGTCGGGCTGCTCGCCCTGTTCGCGGCCGACGTCGCGCTCCTCGTGAAGGTGGTGGGCGGCGGCCCCGCGGTGATGGCCATGGGCGCGTGGCGTCCACCGTTCGGCATCGCCTTCGCCGCCGACGTGCTCGGCACCACCTTCGCCACCGTGGCGGCCGCCGTCGCGCTCGCGGTGGCGGTCTGGTCGGGGCCGACGGTGAACACCCACGAGCGGCGCTACGGCTTCCACCCGTTCCTGATGCTCCTGATGACCGGCGTCACCGGCGCCTTCCTGACCGGCGACATCTTCAACCTCTACGTCTGGTTCGAGGTGCTGCTGATTTCGTCCTTCGGCCTGATGGTGCTCGGCTCGGAGAAGGCGCAGATCGACGCGACGGTGAAATACGGCCTGCTCAACCTGATGGCGACCACGGTGTTCCTGATCGCCACCGGCCTGCTCTACGCCACCGTCGGCACGCTCAACATGGCCGACATCGCCGTCCGGATCCATGCCCTGCCGCCGGGGGCGCCGATCGTCACCATCGCCACGCTCTACCTGCTGGCCTTCGGCATGAAGGCCGCCGGCTTCCCGCTGCAGGTCTGGCTGCCGGCGAGCTACCACACCCCGCCGGCGGGGGTGTCGGCCCTGTTCGCGGCGATGCTGACCAAGGTCGGCGTCTACGCCCTCCTGAAGACGCTGGTGCTGATCCTGCCGGCCGAGGGCCGCGCCCTGTCCGACGTCACCGTCTTCGTCGCCGGGGCGACCATCGCGGTCGGTGCCGTCGGCGCCCTCGCCGAGAGCGACCTGCGTCGCATCTGCGGCCATCTGGTGATCGCCGGCATCGGCAACATGCTGATCGGCGTCGCGATCGCCGATCAGGCCTCGATCACCGGCGCGGTGTTCTACGCGGTCCATTCGATGCTGGTGATGGCCGGGCTCTATCTCGCCGCCGGCGTCGTCGAGGAGATCGCCGGCAGCGGCGACCTGCGCCGCGCCGGTGGCATCGCCGCCTTCGACCCGGCCTTCGCCACCGTGTTCCTGGTGCTGGCCGCCGCCGCCGCCGGCCTGCCGCCTTTCTCCGGCTTCTGGCCGAAGGCGATGCTGTTCGAGGCCGCCGCCGCGGCCGGCGCGCCGGGCCTCGCGACGCTGGTGCTGGTGTCGAGCCTCGTGATCCTCACCGCCCTCGGCCGCGTCGTGCTGCAGGTGCTCTGGCGCGGCGGACCCGAGGGCACGCCCGACGGCGCGACCGACCTCCGCCGCCTGACGCCGCTGCCGACCGACGAGCGGGCGTCGCGGCTGGTGCCGGTCGGCCTCCTCGCCGCGCTGTCGGTGCTGATCGGGCTGATGCCTGCGCCGGTGCACGACCTCGCCGCGGCGGCCGCCCGGGGTCTCCTCGATCCCGCCGCCTACGCCGCCCGGGTGCTCGGAGGCGCGCCGTGA
- a CDS encoding Na+/H+ antiporter subunit E, protein MTRFALALAFTVAWAMVSGSFAVPNLLFGALLAAAALYLIRDARGSDRLRIRPLPLLALTGVFLVELLKSGLKVAATVLRRDMGLQPGIVAYPLAVTRDFEITLLANLITLTPGTLSVDVSDDRRLLYVHCIDAADPAAVVADIRNAFERRIMEAFR, encoded by the coding sequence GTGACCCGCTTCGCCCTCGCCCTCGCCTTCACCGTCGCCTGGGCCATGGTGTCCGGCTCCTTCGCCGTGCCGAACCTGTTGTTCGGCGCCCTGCTCGCCGCGGCGGCGCTCTACCTGATCCGCGACGCGCGCGGGTCCGACCGGCTGCGGATCCGGCCGCTGCCGCTGCTCGCGCTGACCGGCGTGTTCCTGGTCGAACTTCTGAAGTCCGGCCTCAAGGTCGCCGCCACCGTGCTCCGGCGCGACATGGGCCTCCAGCCCGGCATCGTCGCCTATCCGCTCGCGGTGACGCGCGACTTCGAGATCACCCTGCTCGCCAACCTGATCACCCTCACGCCCGGCACCCTGTCGGTCGACGTCTCGGACGACCGCCGCCTGCTCTACGTCCACTGCATCGACGCCGCCGATCCCGCGGCCGTGGTCGCCGACATCCGCAACGCCTTCGAGCGGCGCATCATGGAGGCGTTCCGATGA
- a CDS encoding cation:proton antiporter — MSGAAFLDLAAGVALVAMAAALILVAARIVLGPTLPDRVVALDLLVGIVIGLIAAVALKTGVYAYLDVAIALGLVGFLSTVAFARFILTRGRSGDAAPTLPDSDTGEDAR; from the coding sequence ATGAGCGGCGCGGCTTTCCTCGACCTCGCTGCCGGCGTCGCGCTGGTGGCGATGGCGGCCGCCCTGATCCTGGTCGCCGCCCGCATCGTGCTCGGGCCGACGCTGCCCGATCGGGTCGTCGCGCTCGACCTCCTGGTCGGCATCGTGATCGGCCTGATCGCGGCGGTGGCGCTGAAGACCGGCGTCTACGCCTATCTCGACGTGGCGATCGCGCTCGGCCTCGTCGGCTTCCTGTCGACGGTCGCTTTCGCCCGCTTCATCCTGACGCGCGGCCGCTCCGGCGACGCCGCGCCGACGCTGCCGGACAGCGACACCGGAGAGGACGCGCGATGA
- the mnhG gene encoding monovalent cation/H(+) antiporter subunit G: MTDAAGYLAGLALLVGAGFALVGAIGVLRFPDALTRMHAASKAGALGSGFCLAAVALHGGAFDVATRAIAAIVFFLVTAPISAHLVARATLKAGYPAILGHDAMATNREDFPANEPSPGEDKAGG; this comes from the coding sequence ATGACCGACGCCGCAGGCTATCTCGCCGGCCTCGCCCTGCTGGTCGGCGCCGGCTTCGCCCTGGTCGGGGCGATCGGCGTGCTGCGCTTTCCCGACGCGCTGACGCGGATGCACGCGGCCTCCAAGGCCGGCGCGCTCGGCTCGGGATTCTGCCTCGCCGCCGTCGCCCTGCACGGCGGCGCCTTCGACGTCGCGACCCGGGCGATCGCGGCCATCGTGTTCTTCCTGGTGACAGCGCCGATCTCGGCGCATCTCGTCGCGCGGGCGACGCTGAAGGCGGGCTATCCCGCCATTCTCGGCCACGATGCAATGGCGACGAACAGGGAGGATTTCCCCGCAAACGAACCGTCCCCCGGCGAAGACAAAGCCGGCGGGTGA
- a CDS encoding MucR family transcriptional regulator: MSDIEDNSTTIELAAHIVAAYVGNNSVPAADLPNLIFDVVGALNRVQGGPVESEPEPVKPAVPVKKSVTPDYIICLEDGKKFKSLKRHLRTHYNMSPEEYREKWNLPPDYPMVAPNYAQARSELAKKMGLGQQRRRGR, translated from the coding sequence ATGAGCGATATCGAAGACAACTCTACGACGATCGAACTCGCCGCGCATATCGTGGCCGCCTACGTGGGCAACAACTCGGTTCCCGCCGCGGATCTTCCGAACCTGATCTTCGACGTCGTCGGCGCCCTCAACCGCGTCCAGGGTGGCCCGGTCGAGTCCGAGCCGGAGCCGGTCAAGCCCGCCGTGCCGGTGAAGAAGTCGGTCACGCCCGACTACATCATCTGCCTGGAAGACGGCAAGAAGTTCAAGTCGCTGAAGCGCCACCTGCGCACGCACTACAACATGTCGCCGGAAGAGTATCGCGAGAAGTGGAACCTTCCGCCGGATTACCCGATGGTGGCCCCCAACTACGCCCAGGCGCGCTCCGAGCTCGCCAAGAAGATGGGCCTCGGCCAGCAGCGCCGCCGCGGCCGCTGA
- a CDS encoding helix-turn-helix domain-containing protein, producing MYSCSPTCEASRRPSRAVPTPPDLEIAATVLEQIVLRAFAVEADTLRGRRRGRARVAFARQVAIYVLHVRLGLSLTRAARLFGRDRTTAAHACRVVEDRRDAARIDAVVATVEAAVEQWMAARAGAAAAVEVMQ from the coding sequence ATGTACAGTTGCAGTCCCACCTGCGAGGCGTCGCGCCGTCCGAGCCGGGCGGTTCCCACCCCGCCGGACCTCGAGATCGCGGCGACGGTGCTCGAGCAGATCGTGCTGCGCGCCTTCGCCGTCGAGGCCGACACGTTGCGCGGCCGGCGCCGTGGCCGGGCCCGCGTCGCCTTCGCCCGTCAGGTCGCGATCTACGTGCTGCACGTCCGCCTCGGGCTGTCGCTGACGCGGGCGGCGCGGCTGTTCGGCCGCGACCGCACCACCGCCGCCCACGCCTGCCGCGTCGTCGAGGACCGCCGCGACGCCGCGCGCATCGACGCCGTCGTCGCCACCGTCGAGGCGGCCGTCGAGCAGTGGATGGCGGCGCGCGCCGGCGCGGCCGCCGCCGTGGAGGTGATGCAGTGA
- a CDS encoding DUF6456 domain-containing protein, translating into MSAAAPRRPAPRRDAAPGDDVDPASELPGFDAAESPLGWLRSRRDRDGASLIGDAEFVAGERFRRDYTIGGLIARTTMNWDALGGPAERRRGGAGGALVVGEAAMAARDRVAAAVAAVGPEFASLLIDVCCHLKGLGDIERDRAWPARSGKVVLRLALAALARHYGLSDRAVGADRARTRSWGAPDYKPRA; encoded by the coding sequence GTGAGCGCCGCCGCCCCGCGCCGCCCGGCGCCCCGCCGCGACGCCGCCCCCGGGGACGACGTCGACCCGGCCTCCGAACTCCCCGGCTTCGACGCCGCCGAGAGCCCGCTCGGCTGGCTGCGCAGCCGGCGCGACCGCGACGGCGCCAGCCTGATCGGCGACGCCGAGTTCGTCGCCGGCGAGCGGTTCCGCCGCGACTACACCATCGGCGGCCTGATCGCGCGCACCACCATGAACTGGGACGCCCTCGGCGGGCCGGCGGAGCGACGGCGTGGCGGCGCCGGCGGCGCGCTCGTCGTCGGCGAGGCCGCGATGGCGGCGCGCGACCGGGTCGCCGCCGCGGTCGCCGCGGTCGGGCCGGAATTCGCCTCGCTGCTGATCGACGTCTGCTGTCACCTCAAGGGGCTCGGCGACATCGAGCGCGACCGCGCCTGGCCGGCGCGCTCGGGCAAGGTGGTGCTGCGTCTCGCGCTCGCCGCCCTCGCCCGCCACTACGGCCTCTCCGACCGCGCCGTCGGTGCGGACCGGGCCCGCACCCGCTCCTGGGGCGCGCCGGACTACAAGCCGCGGGCGTGA